One window from the genome of Cryptococcus neoformans var. neoformans JEC21 chromosome 12 sequence encodes:
- a CDS encoding expressed protein has product MADTTKYGNAVEFDVDLHSIYAAYIGLFESTNTDWWEKSWGGYFVSFNEFLGFGWEVMVVVDSETGKPHVAVRREQIALFARMIRTRFGESLSKDPPTTLPLNPVPTRNLALRRLVTVRDLSGYRKLAASLPAAELSYLRSRVRSGEATVIEQLFYAGGSSGERETGGVGVRDNGVGYTFACVKTNWWEKGGPPYGLIPGQGRTHSGSTGQGSNKGLVLEIGLAVLRCANLRALGVWPPVPADNYRKSHYVVEEWVDKRANHNPPTFPRAYAFGQSEFVAEKRVETILDATLNALASQENDGHANALILLTVGEPVPLPLPSSSTLPNNVLQFDVLALEYNFLRRAQAQGIPGTPDRQQPLTSLASLLQTLQIPVQPFAPIGNAGNDAYYTLLAFQKLVMGETRLPDILFSQPGPYASMQFPLSPRSSVALPFPQYPAVALPVPVMPAAAGDSRRSSTSSNRPGSGFVQPSLPPSSSDRTQGGRYASETSTRRRPISIGDPLNIYTDSSNRTSSDLRTPNGLAQDGNSGIGSQRGKRMSVVRSQTVFWDDAAYADSNSVRGAELKTPLPNGLTGESTSYVQEQRSRAREGPPLSRSAGKSTWLGSQGRSISYDVAGSAGGMSGTSSAANSPIDKPSGSLSNINLPHTGMKPSGLSSTSLQRDTNEGAYSSGTGSTGNTKPSPGSSGEVQGMGHRVRYSTGSIQAVDEVKNGAKNGKEKKKGKGPKDLAGAIAKFWIG; this is encoded by the exons ATGGCTGACACAACAAAATATGGTAACGCGGTCGAATTTGATGTCGACCTGCACTCTATCTATGCTGCATATAT AGGTCTTTTCGAATCGACAAATACTGATTGGTGGGAGAAGTCATGGGGAGGGTACTTTGTGTCTTTTAACGAATTCCTGGGATTTGGCTGGGAAGTGATGG TTGTCGTAGATAGTGAAACGGGTAAGCCTCATGTGGCTGTGAGGAGGGAGCAGATTGCACTGTTCGCCAGGATGATTCGGACTCG CTTTGGCGAGTCACTCTCCAAAGACCCACCGACAACCTTGCCTCTCAACCCCGTTCCGACTCGCAACCTAGCCCTTCGCCGTCTCGTCACCGTTCGAGATCTCAGCGGCTACCGCAAACTTGCAGCTTCACTTCCGGCGGCTGAGCTGTCCTATCTTCGTTCACGGGTACGCTCCGGCGAAGCTACAGTCATAGAACAACTCTTCTACGCAGGCGGGTCCagtggagaaagagaaacagGAGGTGTGGGCGTCCGCGACAATGGTGTAGGGTATACATTTGCATGTGTCAAGACAAATTGGTGGGAGAAAGGGGGTCCGCCATATGGATTGATACCTGGGCAAGGCCGTACACACTCTGGAAGCACAGGACAGGGAAGTAACAAGGGGCTCGTATTGGAGATTGGGCTTGCAGTGTTGAGATGCGCAAATCTTCGGGCGCTG GGCGTCTGGCCGCCGGTCCCAGCTGATAATTACCGCAAATCGCATTATGTCGTCGAAGAATGGGTCGACAAG CGTGCGAATCACAACCCACCAACGTTTCCAAGGGCTTATGCCTTCGGTCAGAGCGAGTTTGTGGCCGAGAAAAGGGTAGAGACTATCTTAGA TGCGACTCTCAACGCTCTTGCTTCGCAGGAGAATGACGGCCACGCCAATGCCCTTATCTTGTTGACAGTCGGTGAACCGGTTCCTCTTCCGTTGCCCAGCTCTTCGACCTTACCCAACAACGTTTTGCAATTTGATGTCCTTGCTCTCGAATACAATTTTTTGCGGCGAGCACAGGCTCAAGGAATACCTGGCACTCCAGATAGACAACAACCTCTCACATCCCTCGCCTCTCTTTTACAAACCCTTCAAATTCCTGTCCAACCTTTTGCGCCTATCGGCAACGCTGGCAATGACGCGTACTACACTCTTCTCGCGTTTCAAAAGCTTGTGATGGGTGAAACACGTCTTCCAgacatcctcttcagccAGCCAGGTCCCTATGCGTCGATGCAATTCCCACTGTCTCCCCGCAGCTCGGTTGCCTTACCCTTTCCCCAGTATCCTGCTGTGGCTCTGCCTGTTCCTGTCATGCCCGCTGCTGCAGGTGATTCTCGTCGAAGTTCGACTTCATCAAACCGCCCAGGATCAGGATTTGTACAACCCTCTTTAcctccatcctcgtccGATCGCACCCAAGGAGGCCGATATGCTAGTGAAACTTCGACCCGACGACGCCCTATTTCCATTGGTGATCCTCTCAATATATACACGGATTCTTCTAACCGTACTTCTAGCGATCTGAGAACGCCTAACGGGTTAGCGCAAGACGGCAATTCAGGTATTGGCTCGCAACGAGGGAAGCGAATGTCAGTCGTGCGATCTCAGACTGTCTTCTGGGACGATGCAGCCTACGCAGACTCAAATTCTGTTCGAGGCGCGGAGCTCAAGACTCCGTTGCCTAACGGGTTGACCGGGGAGTCGACATCGTATGTGCAAGAACAACGATCTAGAGCGCGAGAGGGACCGCCATTATCAAGGAGTGCAGGTAAAAGCACATGGCTGGGTAGTCAAGGGAGGAGTATTTCATATGATGTTGCAGGCTCTGCCGGTGGAATGAGTGGTACATCTAGTGCCGCCAATTCACCAATTGACAAACCGTCGGGATCCTTGTCGAACATCAACCTACCACATACCGGCATGAAACCGTCTGGACTTTCGAGTACCAGCTTACAGAGGGATACGAATGAGGGTGCCTACTCGTCTGGAACAGGTAGCACTGGCAATACCAAACCCAGTCCGGGCTCAAGCGGGGAAGTTCAAGGTATGGGGCATCGAGTAAGATACAGTACGGGTTCAATCCAAGCTGTAGATGAGGTAAAGAATGGAGcgaagaatgggaaagagaaaaagaagggcaagggtCCGAAAGATTTGGCTGGCGCGATTGCCAAATTTTGGATTGGCTAG
- a CDS encoding expressed protein, whose translation MISLSRTKRLPTPLIKSSLTATPTITPSRIPTLSFSHHSRPFQSLYSPRFTFSTSHGKGKNKVYDASSPLLSSPKTLATFQHLGHARYRITERLGHPPSFHTSARREAIPLIPVGISVVKGASILTAATAFSRIIISFLPIGTIAAFKMIRLGRWIESGVECPTVSPKAEEFFKMWCEGEKSIKLKPEEANALIDSQPDKLGGLTLPDGRVAYSMPLPPRKFRRPSQDPDIQFDVTPKMLMEHFHGNRRKVAFVIRRRYYIIPPLPSSAENYYNRLESKQQAEVDSLRRYWLGLKTFKDCFQWGRWFVATVFFLPFLLICGAYIAGLERVPLTGRWRLILLTPEEEDAISTSLAGGNWYRSVINLLTTPERPAPPIVSTDDWRWAWVQSVLNRLETAALTECQLIPPEQRPHNEYVSALPLPPPIYHPFKPRPRVSSLLHSVLPGGEPNTGREHLEVGPPYNIMLLQKDEQNAFSYGFGGKKAGGIVIYTGLLDEILRHSSPTPQSAPQIETPQSGFLSGLFSTSRTSNQNQQHHIQPTEEQNLHLACILAHEMGHLLLSHHLETLSQQQVLWPSVLGFSMDLIRAFIWPLTVFLGPTVNDALANMGRTSSEELADKYGEIGFQWKHEYEADLAGLRILARAGYDPRATIGHFQSSVASLHEIQPDDKADNNTLTGAAFKLWTKATHPSVEQRTDAIRKEIDRWQEEAKKLTQK comes from the exons ATGatctctctttcaaggACTAAACGCCTGCCTACACCACTCATAAAGTCATCACTCACAGCAACGCCAACCATTACCCCATCTCGCATCCCAACTTTATCCTTCTCTCACCACTCCCGCCCCTTCCAATCACTCTATTCTCCTCGCTTCACATTTAGCACATCACAcggaaagggaaagaacAAGGTCTACGATGCTTCCTCCCCTTTGCTTTCTTCACCAAAAACTTTGGCAACTTTTCAACATCTCGGACATGCTCGGTATCGCATCACCGAGCGTCTCGgtcatcctccatcattCCACACTTCTGCCAGACGCGAAGCTATACCTCTAATACCGGTTGGAATATCTGTCGTAAAG GGAGCTTCCATCTTGACCGCTGCCACTGCATTCTCTCGCAttatcatctccttcctccccatAGGTACGATCGCAGCCTTTAAGATGATTCGTCTAGGTAGATGGATAGAGTCCGGCGTGGAATGTCCAACAGTGAGCCCAAAGGCAGAAGAATTTTTCAAAATGTGGTGTGAAGGGGAAAAGAGCATTAAGCTAAAACCTGAAGAGGCAAATGCGTTGATTGATTCCCAACCAGACAAACTTGGTGGCTTGACTCTGCCAGATGGACGCGTTGCCTACTCaatgcctcttcctccccgaAAATTTCGACGTCCATCCCAGGACCCAGACATCCAGTTTGACGTCACTCCAAAAATGCTTATGGAACATTTCCACGGCAATCGACGAAAGGTAGCTTTTGTAATCCGCCGGAGATATTATATTattccccctcttccatcttctgctGAAAACTACTACAACAGACTTGAATCAAAGCAGCAGGCAGAAGTTGATTCCCTCAGGCGATATTGGCTTGGTTTAAAAACTTTCAAAGATTGCTTCCAATGGGGCCGTTGGTTTGTCGCTACCGTTTTTTTCCTGCCATTCCTCTTAATCTGTGGCGCATACATTGCCGGTCTGGAAAGAGTACCTCTTACTGGCAGATGGAGATTAATCTTGCTCAcaccagaagaagaggatgccATTTCGACAAGTCTCGCCGGTGGAAATTGGTACCGAAGTGTCATCAACCTTCTCACTACTCCCGAACGCCCAGCTCCACCTATAGTATCCACCGATGACTGGCGGTGGGCCTGGGTTCAAAGCGTCCTCAACCGGCTAGAAACTGCCGCTCTTACCGAATGCCAGTTGATCCCTCCAGAGCAAAGACCTCATAACGAATATGTCTCAGCTCTTCCCTTACCGCCACCTATCTATCACCCATTCAAGCCTCGCCCTCGAgtttcctctctccttcattctGTTCTTCCTGGCGGTGAGCCCAATACTGGCCGTGAGCACCTTGAAGTAGGGCCACCGTATAACATCATGTTGCTGCAAAAAGATGAGCAAAATGCGTTTTCATATGGATTTGGCGGTAAAAAGGCTGGCGGTATCGTCATCTACACGGGATTATTAGACGAGATCCTTCGTCATTCTTCACCAACACCCCAATCTGCACCCCAAATAGAAACGCCTCAATCAGGTTTCCTTTCTGGCTTATTCTCGACCTCTCGCACTTCCAATCAGAATCAGCAACATCACATCCAGCCCACAGAAGAGCAAAATCTCCATCTTGCTTGTATCTTGGCGCACGAAATGGGCCATTTATTACTGAGCCATCACCTTGAAACACTTTCTCAGCAACAAGTCCTCTGGCCTAGTGTATTAGGATTTAGTATGGATCTTATCCGAGCCTTTATCTGGCCTTTGAC TGTTTTCCTTGGACCGACAGTCAACGATGCTTTGGCCAATATGGGAAGAACTAGCTCAGAAGAGTTGGCGGACAAGTATGGAGAGATTGGGTTCCAGTGGAAGCACGAGTATGAAGCGGATCTTGCCGGTTTACG GATACTCGCGAGAGCAGGTTATGACCCACGAGCAACAATCGGTCATTTCCAAAGTTCTGTCGCGAGCTTACACGAGATCCAACCTGATGACAAGGCCGATAACAACACCCTCACGGGTGCTGCGTTCAAACTTTGGACCAAGGCGACACATCCTTCAGTCGAGCAAAGGACAGATGCCATCCGAAAGGAGATTGATagatggcaagaagaagcaaagaaaCTGACGCAAAAGTGA
- a CDS encoding White collar 1 protein (WC1), putative — protein MSTNLTSPQSHNTLPPGDQFNRPELRPTNSVVSSTQSPLDWSSFMNFQTPPGVQGNSLGPHRSLSSLENGQPGRVSGHSMATPSVEPSSCPGDQYQSFAQGIALSQASSSAINFQAPQPRIVRPSQFSTSQQYAIDSSPRQSQAYTSPNFQFHPYASQQYSHHPSPQISSPHTPADQLFKGKSPASSSSHSHSNLTPGSSVQPSHPEPLRRTSGDMRPSDDGDSGLSLDLSKFPRDVRFQVPSFPTNRAPGAPPAGSQAWTEYSNTSVQSSDASQTAPGGLFARAACVGGPAWTMAPDQGRPFGSNENAGWNRWDQAQMKQNGLSMGVGVGMAMAQMGTVYVNPNLNPAVYGQGIQSFPSNGYYGGQYNLQQGQHMQQENESGGGEVGSRDIAMNSPHQYAAISGPIYGPGPPSSNHFSSPGNPHLQPHTSPSSHRAPSPRPSHDQTHAPNMMSTSAILPQRPSYDQNISDHRLPHQIDFSSAASVSNPNPHRREMNFTLSSTTSYVHSADGRALLQHPLLSPAQQALQDGPGLYSTTGFDMLGILGRVAARKNPSMVIGPVDLSCSFVVVDIRRYDSPIVYASPNFTRLTGYELPQLLGRNCRFLQSPDGEVTKGSKREYTDNEAVYLLKRSLEAGKECQTSLINYRRNGEPFINLVTVVPIPWDGPDIVYHVGFQIDLVEQPNKILRNMQDGNYSVDYTYSIPPEKPLQLDGKGAAIAGLSTAVLDIMGSRTKALAAGTEEGARMEWFKMILDNTDDFIHALSLKGFFQYASSSIRRSLGYEPEDLLNKNISEFAHPSDIVPVIRALKDSTQTIGEEQQPKPVHFTFRIRTKNFGYVWVESMGRLVVEAGKGRKAVILSGRVRNMPTLSWGKVAEHGGLAKTEFWAKISFQGLLLNLTFGVDKVLGYQAEEILGRNLFSLLPGGQNTPPSGEHLINNYASAPDIAPVAKAIYQTIHDSTHRGALSIRQKMVHRSGQPVDVILVFYAPGQAKDKQSPISYSNNDESASVNFIGTPNGASTYPVKITDIFVQVKLLSSSPSHQRSVQPPSIASLTQARPLVHLPNDNIFEELETGRDSSWQYELHQMKMTNRRLRDSIAALKEKKAGKAKKRKYNIVDESPENQSEIIDTSLSSQIGGIGF, from the exons ATGTCAACAAACCTCACTTCTCCGCAGTCACACAATACCCTTCCACCCGGTGATCAATTTAACAGACCTGAGTTAAGACCTACAAATAGTGTTGTCAGC TCTACCCAGTCGCCTCTAGACTGGTCAAGTTTTATGAATTTCCAAACTCCTCCTGGAGTTCAAGGCAATTCGTTGGGGCCGCATCGCTCGCTGAGTAGCTTGGAGAATGGCCAACCAGGACGGGTAAGCGGTCATAGCATGGCAACCCCTAGCGTCGAGCCTAGCAGCTGTCCTGGAGATCAGTATCAGTCTTTTGCACAAGGAATTGCTCTCTCTCAAGCCTCATCGTCAGCAATCAATTTTCAAGCGCCTCAACCACGAATCGTAAGGCCAAGTCAGTTCTCTACATCACAGCAGTACGCTATAGACTCCTCCCCGCGGCAGAGTCAAGCATATACTTCACCAAATTTCCAATTTCATCCCTATGCTTCTCAACAATATTCgcatcatccatcacctcAAATATCCTCTCCCCACACTCCCGCGGACCAGCTGTTCAAAGGCAAATCTCCAGCCTCCAGTTCCTCACATAGCCACTCAAATCTGACACCGGGTAGTTCGGTCCAGCCATCGCATCCAGAACCGCTTCGTAGAACCAGTGGCGACATGAGGCCGTCAGACGATGGCGACAGTGGTTTGTCTCTTGACCTGTCCAAATTTCCGAGGGATGTACGCTTTCAggttccttcctttccgaCAAATCGTGCGCCAGGAGCTCCTCCAGCTGGTAGTCAAGCTTGGACTGAGTATTCAAACACCTCTGTTCAGAGCTCTGATGCTTCTCAAACTGCGCCAGGAGGCTTGTTCGCACGCGCAGCGTGTGTAGGAGGGCCAGCTTGGACCATGGCTCCAGATCAGGGGCGGCCCTTTGGCTCAAATGAAAACGCTGGTTGGAACAGGTGGGATCAAGCTCAAATGAAGCAGAACGGATTAAGTATGGGTGTAGGTGTAGGAATGGCTATGGCTCAGATGGGAACGGTTTACGTCAACCCTAATTTGAATCCTGCCGTTTATGGTCAAGGAATCCAATCTTTTCCGTCTAATGGTTATTATGGTGGTCAGTATAATTTACAACAAGGCCAGCATATGCAGCAGGAAAACGAGTCAGGTGGTGGGGAGGTGGGAAGCAGAGATATTGCGATGAACAGCCCCCACCAATATGCGGCCATTTCAGGGCCGATTTATGGTCCCGGCCCACCTTCCAGTAATCACTTTAGCTCGCCTGGTAACCCTCATCTACAGCCACATACATCGCCTTCATCACATCGGGCGCCATCCCCCCGTCCGTCTCACGATCAAACGCACGCCCCTAACATGATGTCCACCTCGGCTATCCTTCCTCAGCGCCCTTCCTATGATCAAAATATCTCGGATCATCGACTTCCCCATCAAATTGACTTCTCCAGTGCCGCCTCTGTATCTAATCCAAACCCACACCGTCGTGAGATGAACTTTACATTGTCATCTACGACTTCGTATGTACATTCAGCCGATGGCCGAGCCCTTCTACAGCACCCACTACTATCTCCCGCCCAACAAGCTTTACAAGATGGCCCAGGTTTGTATTCCACTACCGGCTTTGATATGCTTGGTATATTGGGAAGAGTAGCAGCCAGAAAGAATCCCAGCATGGTGATTGGACCTGTCGACCTGAGTTGTAGTTTCGTAGTGGTG GATATAAGGAGATATGACTCTCCCATTGTCTACGCTAGTCCGAATTTCACCAGGTTGACTGGTTACGAGCTTCCCCAACTTCTCGGCCGTAACTGCCGATTCCTCCAAAGTCCCGATGGAGAAGTGACCAAAGGCTCCAAACGTGAATATACGGATAATGAGGCTGTCTATCTCCTCAAACGATCTCTCGAGGCTGGAAAGGAATGTCAAACCTCTCTTATCAATTATCGACGGAATGGCGAACCTTTCATCAACCTTGTCACTGTTGTGCCTATACCGTGGGACGGTCCTGACATCGTCTACCATGTGGGCTTCCAAATTGACTTGGTTGAACAGCCAAACAAAATCCTCCGTAATATGCAAGATGGGAACTATTCAGTGGACTACACATATTCCATCCCACCTGAAAAACCTCTACAGCTTGATGGAAAAGGTGCTGCCATAGCAGGCCTGAGTACAGCCGTGCTGGACATTATGGGCAGTAGGACGAAGGCACTCGCGGCGGGTACGGAAGAGGGGGCACGAATGGAGTGGTTTAAGATGATTCTGGATAATACGGATG ACTTCATACATGCCTTATCACTCAAGGGTTTCTTTCAGTacgcttcatcttccattcGACGTTCTTTAGGGTATGAGCCTGAAGATCTGTTGAACAAAAACATCTCCGAATTCGCACATCCGTCTGATATCGTGCCCGTCATCCGTGCCCTAAAAGATTCCACACAAACGATTGGGGAGGAGCAGCAACCAAAACCTGTTCATTTCACCTTTCGCATCCGCACGAAGAACTTTGGGTACGTGTGGGTGGAAAGTATGGGACGGCTTGTCGTGGAAGCTGGCAAAGGTCGGAAGGCTGTCATCCTTTCTGGGAGAGTGAGGAACATGCCCACTTTGAGCTGGGGCAAGGTAGCAGAGCACGGTGGGCTCGCCAAAACGGAGTTCTGGGCCAAGATTTCATTCCAAGGTTTACTCCTAAATCTCACTTTTGGCGTTGACAAGGTCTTGGGCTACCAAGCTGAAGAGATTCTGGGTAGAAActtattttctcttttgccTGGTGGCCAAAATACCCCTCCGTCTGGCGAACATCTCATTAATAACTATGCTTCAGCTCCCGATATCGCTCCTGTTGCCAAGGCAATCTATCAAACCATACATGACAGTACCCACCGGGGCGCGTTGTCTATTCGGCAAAAGATGGTACATCGTTCTGGCCAGCCTGTCGACGTGATTCTGGTCTTTTACGCTCCAGGGCAAGCTAAAGACAAGCAATCGCCCATTTCTTACTCAAATAATGACGAATCGGCTTCAGTCAATTTTATTGGCACACCAAACGGAGCTTCGACCTACCCGGTCAAGATTACCGATATTTTCGTCCAGGTCAAATTGCTGTCATCCTCCCCTTCGCATCAACGCTCCGTCCAGCCCCCCTCAATCGCTTCACTCACTCAAGCCCGCCCCCTCGTCCATCTACCCAACGACAATATTTTTGAAGAGCTGGAGACTGGGAGAGACTCTTCGTGGCAGTATGAGCTTCatcagatgaagatgacaaaTAGGAGGTTGAGAGATAGCATTGCGGCTctcaaagagaagaaggctgggaaagcgaagaaaagaaagtacAACATTGTGGATGAGAGTCCCGAAAACCAATCAGAAATCATTGATACGAGCTTAAGCTCGCAAATTGGGGGTATTGGATTTTGA
- a CDS encoding expressed protein yields MPPIVSTDRWQQKLLGDWFVRLSPVDSSPDILVKDFSVTRLAASDDIPRKDGKAVNKPVGLVLGGVILGRKSSQVKERIGSGGIASPILSRSHAHITISPSGHVYITDLRSLHGTSIVSAKEPSSSVVLKPFSPVQLCEQDTIVLGKKVNASNKSYAPVKFAVSFRYPELGQGSLDGEREYLGELSQEDVASKFLSTSKKFLAVKAIKSTDTWKKEMATSPDYSISPGASISGKSYREPNKYGIPEWMRYSSEEPELENIPMIAVGDEDDGIISVSSKSRVSQIRSDVLISDHQSVLSLSSDEDEWPRGSSNEVANGDRNEEADDNSFTDYDDLGSPEVFGVHEADHSEAAKDMHAENYDWGNHALQSQDDQSEHDCWSPSYQSSPVAWHFSPDLSDYDNEADEQQKSSDVAPFSTSAHDEAGALEDNNIGEANYNGEKVNNVSDETLPQEPPIRQTQADKLDSLDEEEQRESFYRAIAASFAEADAQGDAPQFDSEPLQLSYDNVIRLGPTNSSCQQPPASEFSVYGSEQGLFRNEKAASAKKRAELPYSYESEDEDEDDDEDDSNYDDDAASGEDDMIIVYSSEEEEDDLDDRSIGDEAVDASPTPFSPRPKKNSDCFIREKRPRQEVVPNKYLGDKFLTGKITMDVETTAAQEVITSSSSSEADSRDLPSSEGKKLDLHRDIEEEVAVFLEQSQQMLAAHAAVMNELSRQETTEACGLQPTSSPSSSSSSEGLVTPVIGRKRSLPLEFNEHEEPTIVEETSAVHLGPIEASNPTGPPAKRRNVASTVGLVVLGAALGSIGTIAGLMQLAE; encoded by the exons ATGCCTCCTATTGTCAGCACTGACCGTTGGCAGCAGAAACTGCTAGGGG ACTGGTTTGTGCGCCTCTCTCCAGTCGACAGCTCCCCAGACATCCTTGTCAAGGACTTCTCCGTTACTCGGCTTGCCGCCAGCGATGATATCCCTAGGAAAGACGGCAAGGCTGTAAACAAGCCTGTGGGTCTGGTGCTCGGCGGCGTGATCTTGGGACGAAAGAGTAGTCaagtgaaggagaggattGGCTCAGGC GGCATTGCCtctcccatcctctcccgcTCTCATGCCCACATCACCATCAGTCCATCGGGCCATGTCTACATTACGGACTTGCGATCGCTTCATGGCACCTCGATCGTCTCAGCCAAAGAGCCGTCCTCCTCAGTTGTTCTGAAGCCATTCTCTCCTGTTCAGCTCTGCGAACAAGACACCATTGTCCTCGGAAAGAAAGTGAACGCGTCCAACAAATCGTACGCCCCAGTGAAATTCGCTGTCTCCTTCCGATACCCTGAACTCGGGCAGGGCAGCCTTGACGGCGAGCGCGAGTACTTGGGTGAACTTTCTCAGGAAGACGTTGCGAGCAAATTCCTTTCTACGAGCAAGAAATTTCTTGCCGTTAAAGCCATCAAATCCACTGATActtggaagaaagagatggcCACTTCACCGGACTATTCGATCAGCCCGGGTGCCTCAATTAGCGGAAAATCGTACAGAGAGCCCAACAAGTATGGTATTCCGGAGTGGATGAGATACTCTAGTGAGGAACCTGAACTGGAGAACATACCGATGATAGCCGTCGGTGACGAAGACGACGGCATCATTTCCGTCTCTTCGAAATCCCGAGTTTCTCAGATCCGCTCTGACGTGTTGATATCTGATCATCAAAGTGTATTGTCCCTTTCCtctgatgaggatgaatggCCTCGAGGCTCCAGCAACGAAGTCGCAAATGGGGACCGTAACGAAGAAGCGGACGATAACTCATTCACCGATTACGATGACCTTGGCTCGCCTGAAGTCTTTGGTGTGCATGAAGCGGATCATTCTGAAGCTGCCAAAGACATGCATGCAGAGAACTATGACTGGGGAAACCACGCATTGCAAAGTCAGGATGATCAAAGCGAACACGATTGCTGGTCGCCTTCTTACCAAAGTTCCCCTGTGGCATGGCACTTTTCGCCGGACCTTTCGGATTATGACAACGAAGCCGACGAGCAACAGAAAAGTTCAGACGTTGCACCATTTTCCACATCTGCACATGACGAAGCCGGTGCTCTTGAGGACAATAATATTGGTGAAGCAAACTACAATGGTGAAAAAGTAAACAATGTCAGCGACGAAACCTTACCACAAGAGCCACCTATTCGTCAAACTCAAGCTGATAAGCTTGATTCGctggacgaagaggagcagcGGGAATCATTCTACAGGGCTATAGCAGCTAGCTTCGCCGAAGCTGACGCACAAGGAGATGCTCCCCAGTTTGATTCGGAGCCATTGCAGCTGTCTTATGATAACGTCATTCGGCTTGGTCCGACAAACAGTTCTTGTCAGCAGCCTCCTGCTAGCGAATTTTCTGTTTATGGGTCAGAACAGGGATTATTCAGAAACGAGAAGGCTGCGTCGGCGAAGAAAAGAGCTGAATTGCCCTATAGCTACGagagtgaggatgaggatgaggatgatgacgaagatgacAGCAACTACGACGACGACGCGGCTTCGGGAGAAGACGATATGATCATAGTCTACTCcagtgaggaagaggaggatgaccTTGATGACCGTTCGATCGGGGACGAAGCAGTTGATGCGAGCCCTACACCCTTTTCCCCAAggccaaagaagaacagtGACTGTTTTATCAGGGAGAAGCGTCCTAGACAGGAAGTTGTACCCAACAAGTATCTGGGCGATAAGTTCCTTACAGGTAAAATTACCATGGATGTGGAGACTACGGCCGCTCAAGAAGTGAttacttcttcatcttcatcggaAGCTGATAGCCGCGACTTGCCTTCCTCTGAGGGAAAAAAGCTTGACCTTCATCGCGAtattgaggaagaagtcgCTGTCTTTTTGGAGCAATCCCAGCAAATGCTAGCCG CCCACGCCGCTGTCATGAATGAACTCAGTCGTCAGGAGACTACCGAGGCCTGTG GTCTCCAACCCACATCCAGCCCTTCAAGCAGCTCGTCGTCGGAAGGCCTCGTCACCCCCGTCATTGGCCGCAAGcgctctcttcccctcgaatTCAACGAGCACGAGGAACCCACCATCGTCGAAGAAACATCGGCCGTTCACCTTGGTCCAATCGAGGCCTCAAACCCGACAGGACCACCTGCCAAGCGCCGCAATGTAGCATCGACCGTCGGGTTGGTTGTTCTGGGTGCTGCCTTGGGTAGTATCGGCACCATCGCAGGCCTCATGCAACTTGCCGAGTAA